One genomic window of Megachile rotundata isolate GNS110a chromosome 12, iyMegRotu1, whole genome shotgun sequence includes the following:
- the LOC100883021 gene encoding uncharacterized protein LOC100883021 isoform X2 — protein MVQERTLKLLKRRVDLLSEQQRKLLAIDISKNYPIPAFFIYDVNTRESKDESEKILDITVAGWQKRNDYIEDKIRMLEEGPIKHIGRNTLTYIYVFRRKYINGTGGPWMAKLISYGNMNTYLQHRL, from the exons ATGGTACAAGAAAGAACTCTTAAACTTTTAAAACGCAGAGTTGATCTCTTATCAGAGCAGCAACGAAAATTGCTGGCTATAGATATCAGTAAGAACTATCCTATTCCAGCTTTCTTTATTTATGATGTAAATACACGAGAGAGTAAAG ATGAAAGTGAAAAAATTCTAGATATCACAGTAGCAGGATGGCAAAAAAGAAATGATTACATAGAAGATAAAATACGTATGCTTGAGGAAGGACCAATTAAACATATTGGCAGAAATACATTAACTTATATATATGTGTTTCGAAGAAAATACATAAATGGTACTGGAGGGCCATGGATGGCAAAACTAATTAGCTATG GAAATATGAACACATATTTGCAACATCGTCTCTAG
- the LOC100883021 gene encoding m-AAA protease-interacting protein 1, mitochondrial isoform X1, whose protein sequence is MLLFALKKCAFRVRMCQLVTHSMCNENFTKMRGLHYWGGLKCMYLKNSNLIVYKQFSNVSTNAASEKIPIPRLMWCSSAEFTLFAIFLFYAPIRLHIDPSFRVFEFLQGAGQAITVISNALATQNYDVLEKMVQERTLKLLKRRVDLLSEQQRKLLAIDISKNYPIPAFFIYDVNTRESKDESEKILDITVAGWQKRNDYIEDKIRMLEEGPIKHIGRNTLTYIYVFRRKYINGTGGPWMAKLISYGNMNTYLQHRL, encoded by the exons atgttactgTTTGCATTGAAAAAATGTGCATTTCGAGTACGAATGTGTCAACTAGTCACACATAGTATGTGTAACGAAAATTTCACGAAAATGAGAGGATTACATTATTGGGGAGGACTGAAAtgcatgtatttaaaaaattcgaatcttatcgtttataaacaattttcaaaCGTTTCTACTAACGCGGCAAGTGAAAAAATTCCCATTCCACGATTAATGTGGTGTTCATCTGCTGAATTTACACtatttgcaatatttctttTCTACGCACCTATCCGTTTACATATTGATCCAAGCTTTAGAGTGTTTGAATTTCTACAGGGTGCAGGCCAG GCGATAACTGTAATATCTAATGCATTAGCTACCCAAAATTATGATGTACTAGAAAAGATGGTACAAGAAAGAACTCTTAAACTTTTAAAACGCAGAGTTGATCTCTTATCAGAGCAGCAACGAAAATTGCTGGCTATAGATATCAGTAAGAACTATCCTATTCCAGCTTTCTTTATTTATGATGTAAATACACGAGAGAGTAAAG ATGAAAGTGAAAAAATTCTAGATATCACAGTAGCAGGATGGCAAAAAAGAAATGATTACATAGAAGATAAAATACGTATGCTTGAGGAAGGACCAATTAAACATATTGGCAGAAATACATTAACTTATATATATGTGTTTCGAAGAAAATACATAAATGGTACTGGAGGGCCATGGATGGCAAAACTAATTAGCTATG GAAATATGAACACATATTTGCAACATCGTCTCTAG
- the mRpL24 gene encoding mitochondrial ribosomal protein L24, whose translation MRLTRTLFSKMGEWSKKYANLPERYINRIMEKVYWKPPPGKPQYLPRKIVATKKFHFSIHRPWSTIFQLDNFSRHRREFVPVEPIKNWSFFRGDRVEVLVGPDKGKQGIVKDIIQERNWIIVQGLNAKKVVYGKTKDFPGICMLVEQPLLVTSQVHLVDPYDLKGTPIEWRYTEEGKKVRVSSRTGRIIPIPVSSEETIDYKSPELYVEQAKDTTADSVTEVTFEAELKTFEMDIMDRMGIKEDRVPKKYYWY comes from the exons ATGAGGTTGACAAGAACTTTATTTTCGAAAATGGGTGAATGGTCTAAAAAATATGCGAATTTACCGGAACGGTATATAAACCGTATTATGGAAAAG GTGTATTGGAAACCACCTCCTGGGAAACCACAGTATCTTCCACGGAAAATAGTGGCTACCAAAAAGTTTCATTTTAGCATTCATAGACCATGGTCCACGATATTTCAGCTAGATAATTTTAGTAGACATCGCAGGGAATTTGTTCCGGTCGAACCCATCAAGAATTGGAGTTTCTTTCGCGGAGATCGT GTGGAAGTGTTGGTTGGTCCTGATAAAGGTAAACAAGGAATCGTGAAAGATATAATTCAAGAAAGAAATTGGATTATTGTTCAAGGATTGAATGCAAAGAAAGTAGTATATGGAAAAACCAAGGATTTCCCTGGTATTTGCATGCTCGTAGAGCAACCATTATTAGTTACATCACAAGTTCATCTAGTGGATCCTTATGATTT aaaggGAACTCCCATAGAATGGAGATATACAGAAGAAGGCAAAAAAGTAAGAGTATCGTCTAGAACCGGTAGAATTATTCCGATTCCTGTATCAAGCGAAGAAACTATAGATTATAAATCTCCCGAGTTGTATGTCGAACAGGCAAAAGATACCACCGCTGACTCCGTAACGGAAGTAACGTTCGAG GCTGAATTGAAAACATTCGAAATGGACATTATGGACAGGATGGGTATTAAGGAAGATCGTGTACCAAAGAAATATTACTGGTACTAG